A part of Uloborus diversus isolate 005 chromosome 6, Udiv.v.3.1, whole genome shotgun sequence genomic DNA contains:
- the LOC129225273 gene encoding cleavage and polyadenylation specificity factor subunit 6-like, whose translation MADADIDLYADDIDHDFNQDGDYNHDTNVDLYDDVITAPSDEHHNDEGRPSSAGSSSPHHSRHAGKRVAVYVGNLTWWTTDQDLTDAMQSLGVNDIIEVKFYENRANGQSKGFCVVALASENSLRIVMEKLPKKELHGQNPAVTACTRQNLNYFELQSRKGGHGGGNRHDNSNERRSRDRDREGDRDGRHSRSDGRSMQQDRSRNRNNSQQSYQQQQRMAPGNMHPPPQGPPPPQYQPGRTPWISAPPPQIPNMPPPPTRPGGPPHAGAPPPPPGIQAPPPVRPGPPPPNNMRLPPPRGPLPPMGPRSVPPPDTRGPPPTSEWDRHLSQPPPQHVAMPPQPVGPPNRPPPPVPTPGAGMPPQIPPPAPPIPSPHINPAFFHQQGVPPGLAPTSQSAEMYSRPPPVQFSDYRPVNDRGPESAPPSVSDTEFEEIMGRNRTVSSSAIGRAVADASAGDYASAIETLVTAISLIKQSKVANDERCKILISSLQDTLHGIESKSYGSRSKERARSRERERSRERSSRREKSSRRDRSRSRDREYRDRSRERDRYHDDRYRDKDRDHDRDRRSSRH comes from the coding sequence ATGGCGGACGCCGACATTGATTTATATGCTGATGATATTGACCATGACTTTAATCAGGACGGAGATTATAATCATGATACTAATGTCGATCTTTATGATGATGTTATTACTGCTCCGTCAGATGAGCATCATAATGACGAAGGTAGACCTTCGTCAGCTGGTAGCTCATCCCCCCATCATTCTAGGCATGCAGGTAAACGCGTAGCTGTTTACGTTGGGAATTTGACCTGGTGGACTACTGATCAAGATCTGACTGATGCGATGCAAAGTCTCGGAGTTAATGACATCATAGAAGTAAAATTCTATGAAAATAGAGCTAATGGCCAGTCGAAAGGTTTCTGCGTTGTTGCTTTAGCGTCTGAGAATTCGCTTCGCATCGTTATGGAAAAGTTGCCTAAAAAGGAATTGCACGGTCAAAATCCTGCAGTTACTGCATGTACTCgtcaaaatttaaactattttgagTTACAGTCAAGAAAAGGTGGTCATGGTGGTGGAAATCGTCATGATAACTCAAATGAGAGACGAAGTAGAGATCGTGATAGAGAAGGAGATCGAGACGGTAGACACTCCAGGTCGGATGGTCGATCCATGCAACAAGATCGGTCCAGAAATAGAAATAACTCTCAGCAGTCATATCAGCAACAACAAAGAATGGCTCCTGGTAATATGCATCCTCCGCCCCAAGGCCCTCCCCCACCTCAGTATCAACCGGGTCGCACTCCATGGATTTCTGCTCCTCCTCCACAAATACCCAACATGCCCCCGCCACCTACAAGGCCAGGTGGTCCTCCTCATGCTGGTGCACCTCCACCGCCTCCTGGAATTCAAGCTCCACCACCGGTTAGACCGGGACCTCCTCCTCCCAATAACATGAGATTGCCACCACCAAGAGGTCCCCTTCCCCCAATGGGCCCTAGGAGTGTACCACCACCAGACACACGTGGACCACCTCCTACCAGTGAATGGGATCGTCATCTGTCACAGCCACCACCCCAACATGTTGCTATGCCTCCACAGCCAGTGGGACCACCAAATAGACCCCCACCTCCTGTCCCAACACCTGGAGCAGGGATGCCACCACAAATACCACCACCTGCTCCTCCAATACCAAGCCCTCACATTAATCCTGCATTTTTCCATCAACAAGGAGTTCCGCCAGGGCTTGCTCCAACTTCGCAATCCGCAGAAATGTACAGTCGGCCACCACCCGTGCAGTTTTCAGATTACCGACCTGTAAATGATAGAGGTCCCGAATCCGCGCCTCCATCAGTATCGGATACAGAATTTGAAGAGATAATGGGGCGAAATAGAACTGTGTCTAGTAGCGCCATTGGTAGAGCTGTGGCGGATGCTAGTGCCGGAGATTATGCCAGTGCGATTGAAACTTTAGTTACCGCAATTTCTTTGATTAAGCAGTCAAAGGTCGCAAACGATGAGAGATGTAAAATCCTGATCAGCTCGTTGCAAGATACGTTGCACGGAATTGAATCCAAGTCGTATGGATCAAGAAGCAAAGAAAGAGCCCGCTCTCGTGAACGTGAAAGATCCAGAGAGAGGTCTTCCCGCAGAGAAAAGTCCAGTAGACGAGATCGATCTCGCAGCCGTGATCGAGAATACAGAGATAGAAGTCGTGAACGAGATCGATATCATGATGATCGCTATCGTGACAAAGATAGAGACCATGATAGAGATCGCCGAAGCAGTCGACAttaa